ATCGGAGAGAAAACCTTCGGCTTCCATTTTCAGTCGTCCTGTATCCGACGAAATGGAAAGTAGTTGCGAGATGCCTGACTCCCAGTCAATCGCTATGAGTGCATACAGTCCCTTTGCTTTCTTATACTCCTCTGCGACGTCCAGGACTCTGCATTGAAGCGGGTACTCACAGGCATTGAACTTTTTCTGCAAAAGCGAATGTTCAGCAAGATACAATTCACCAAAGCTGTAGGGTTGTGGAAAATCCTGTTTTGAGAGAGAAAGGGAAAGTAGTGTTTCACCAATCTCATAGATTTCTTCCAAGAGAAACGTATCAAGGATATTCTTTTTTGTGTATACAAAATGGGCATACCTACCAATGATTCGCTCAATTCGTTCAGATTCATTGGCTGTCCCTATGATTCTTGTAGTCCAAGAGGGGCCAGTAGATTTGAGGCTATTCATACGTACGGTCTTTTCCTCCTAGTGAAGAATACCCCTAGAGCTAGGAAATAGCTATCTGAAATATCAGAAATTGATAAAATTGCGTCAAAAAATGACGAAATAATACCATTTATTAGTGTTTTCCCAGATTCAGACAGAGAAATTCTTCAGTAATAAGGATTTTGAGGATTTTTCCCGGTTACCTTTCCAAAATCCTTTTTCAAGAGGGACGATTGCGATACATGACAGATTTTTCCATCCCCCGATTGGGGAGTGCTTCCGGTTGCTTGCCAGAGGGAAAACAAGTTGGTAGAGTACCTGTATGGAAAATTCTGTAATCAATCTGCAGACAACCCTGTTTTGCGGTCAAAGCTTCGCTTGGCTCCAACATGGCGAAACTTTTAGTGCTGTGCTGAAAGGGAGGCTTGTTCAGCTACGGCAAGATACATGTATCGACCAGTGTAAGGAAGATGCCTTTTTATACCATTACTTCGACATGGACTTTGACTATGCTTCAGCCAACCGTCATTTGATCACTTTGGACCATCCTATGAGTGAAGCAATTGCCTATGCCAAAGGGCTCCATATACTGAACCAGGATCCCTGGGAAGTACTCATCGGTTTCATCTTAAGCCAGAATAATTCCATTAAGCGAATTACCATGCTGTATGAAAAGCTTTCCATCAACTTTGGGACAGAGGTAGGCAAAGGCCGGTTTTCATTTCCGACTCCCGACCAGTTGGCAGGGGTAGGTGAGAGCGAACTTCGCTCACTTGGCGTTGGATTCCGTTCTCCCTATATTGTTGACGCCATTGAAAAGAGCTATTTGCTTGATGATATCAAGTCGCTCCCCTTTGATGATGCTCTATCTGTATTGATGACAATCAAAGGGGTTGGGCCTAAGGTAGGTTCCTGCATCCTTCTGTACGGTTTTCATAGGATGGAAGCATTCCCTATGGATACTTGGATGAAGAAAGCGATGGCGAGATGGTACCCAACCCAGGACAGTGCTCTTTTTTCACCATATGCTGCACTTGCCCAGCAATACCTCTTCCATTATGCAAGAACAGTGGGGTGCGAATAATGCGCATCACCATAAATGGTATCCGATTTGACCAGGTATCACCTTCGGAACGAAAGGTTTTTTCCTTTACTGAAAAACAATTATGCGACGCAACGGTTAAAATCAGGAAACAAACAAAAAGTGAAGCGACCGTTTTGCTCTGTACTTGCGACCGGATAGAACTCTGGACGTTGGAGAGCAAGACCTCTACCTATGAGCCCCTATGCAGGGACCTTGGCCTGTCTCCCCTCGCTTGGAAACAGTATTCCTACGCAAAAGAGGGTCCTGGGTGCGTTACCTATCTCTATGAGTTGGCATGTGGCCTCCATTCACCGTTGTTCGGGGAGGACCAGATTATCAGCCAGCTTCGGGAAGCTATTGAACGTTCCCGTCTCTGTGGATGTACTTCTGCAGTTCTTGAACAGTTGTTCAAGAGTGCAGTTACCCTGGCCAAAAAGGTCCAGAGTTCCCTCAAATTAGGTGTTGCTGATAAAACGGTAGCAATAGCAGTACGGAACATATTGCAGGACGCCTATGGCTCGTTAGACTCCCTTCCGGTGTTGGTCATTGGCAGCAGCGAGCTTGCACGTTTGGTTTCCCAGGAGCTTCTCGACCATAACGTTTCCTTGACCATGACAATCCGGGATTTGGAGAAAGCCGACCTATTAGTGCCCCGTGGGGCCCAACGGGCTCTCTACAGAGAGCGATTCTCCTATTTTCCAAAGGTAACGGTGGTTATCAGCGCAACCAAAGGGTTGGAATATACCGTCTGTGCAGCCCAAGCCTTGCATCCTACTCTGTATATCGATCTTGCAAATCCAGCGGATATCGAGCCAGCGGTAAAGGACCTCGAGGGGAAACGACTGGTTACCCTTGCAGATTTGCCGTGTAGTTTTCCTGAGCGTGAAAAAGCTGTATCCCTGGCTAGCTCTATGATTAGTGCCTCTGTGGATTCCTTTTTTTCCTGGCTTCAGGCTCGTGACAGGTTTGCAAGTATCGAGCGTACGAGTGAAGCTGCTGCAAACAACCTCCTGTACCGCCTCTATGCACCACTTTCCCAGCTTGGCCTCGATTCCCTTACCTTGGACGAAATGAGGAAAACCCTTGTTGAAACTGCCCGGAAGGCCTTCTCCCACCAGCTCTATGAGAACGGCAAACTGCGTCCAATACAAAAGTATGTCGACCTTACCCGATTACTGGAAAACGCTCCCCCTGTGTTTGTTGATGACCCTGATACCTCTATTGAGGCTGTCGCTACGATGGAGAAAAACCACTACAGGGTGAAACGATTGCAACTGGGCACCCACAGTGGGACCCATATCGACAGCCCCAATCATATATTGGAGCAGGGTAGGACTCTCGATAGCTATCCTGTCGGGTCCTTCTCTGCCAAGGCCTATGTACTTGATTGCCGAAATAGGGAGAGGATAGACCGCGCTCTTGTTGAAGAGGTACCCTTTGGGGTGACGTGTGTCGTGTTTTCAACTGGCTGGGAACATTTCTGGGGTACTGCTGCCTACCGTGAAGATCCTCCCCTTTGCAGCAAGAATGCGATACTCTTTCTCCAGGAACGGGGGGTTGTCCTGTTTGGGTTTGACTGTGCAAGTTGTGACAAAATGGAAAGCACCGACCTGCCGATTCACCGGCAAATTCTTGAATCGGAAGGCCTGATCATTGAAAATCTCTGCAATCTGCAATCCCTGGCAGGACGATGCGTCGACCTTGTCGCACTTCCCCTTTTTGTAAAAAATAGTGATGGTTGCCCTGCCAGGGTTGTCGCTTCGTACTTCGTGTAAAGGATCCTAGAATACGAAAAATGAGTTTTCGAAAACCCTGGTTGTTCCTTTTTCAAGGAATTCGGCTTCTTTCATCTTTTTGAGCTCCAAAGGACGAGTGGTGTCCCCAAACGACCGCATGGGTTCAAGACAAAGATATTGGGCTTGCTTTGGAGCACAGGTCCAGATTACGAACGTTGCCATATCACCTCTGGTTACCGTAACCCCATGGTCTCCTGTTTTGCATCGGAGTGTCACTTTTGGTGACTTCAGGTTTTCCAGGATAATAGGTCCTTTTGCGGTTTCACTACGGGAAAGGTCAAAAAAATCTTTGGCATCCAAAAAGTTTTTCTCGGTGATGAAGACTCCATTTGAAGGATAATTCCTGTCGACTTGTTCCTTTTGTTCGAAGCAGACATAGTACTGCTCGAGTGGGGTGCCTTCCCCGTTTATATCGAGGTTGAAGGCAGGATGCCAGCCAAAGGTAAAATACAGGTCGTCCTTTGCAAAGATTTCAGCTTTTGCCGTATAGCCATCTGCAAGGAGTGTGTAGGTCACTGTCAAGGTAAAACCGAAAGGGTACATCGAACGGGTCTTGGCGCTGTCAGAAAGCATGAATACCGCATGGGTATCGTCATGTTCCAGTACTGTGAATTCCAAGTCCCGCGCAAACCCGTTATTGGGCATGGGATAGAGGGTATCCTCTACAGAAATCATATTGTCCTTCGTAGGACCGGTCATAGGGAACAGGAGCGGTGCATGCCTGAACCAGTATTCTTTATTACCATTCCAGATATATTCCAGGTTTGATTTCGTATTTTTCAACGATTGCGGTTCCGCACCGAGGGTGGATATTTCCATGGAAAAGGTCTCGTTCTGCAAGAAAATCATAGTACCTCCAAATTAATGAAACAATGTTCTGAAATAATAGAAACAATTTAGCAGAGACACAAGTATCCCTATCTGGTTTTCCACGAATTAGGAGAATATGCTATACTATAGGCAATGGAGGAACCTGCATATGGAAAATAACCTAGTGTATACTATCGGCAGACAGTTCGGAAGCGGAGGAAGACAGGTAGGTAGGACCCTTGCAAAGAAACTTGGTATTCCGTTTTATGATAAGGAGCTCATAGCACTCAGTGCCCAGGAAAGCGGATTGAGTGAAGCTTTGTTTGCAAATGCCGATGAAAAGGCAACGAGCAGTATATTTTATTCTCTGGTAATGGGGAATTACCCGATGGCCAGTGGGGCTCTCGGTGTAACGGAAATGCCACTTAATGACCAATTGTTCCTTATCCAGTGCAAGACTATAAAGAAACTTGCGGAAACAGGTTCCTGTGTAATCGTAGGGCGTTGTGCGGACTACATTCTGCGTGAGCGGGAAAACGTACTCAATGTCTTTATCCATGCTTCACTCGAAAGCAGGGTGGAAAGGGCTATCAAAGTCTACCAGGTTGATGAGCATAAGGCTGAGGATGTCTGTCTCAAGGCTGACAAGCAGCGTGCAAATTTCTATAATTATTACAGTGACAGGAAGTGGGGTATGTGCCGCACGTACGACTTGAGCCTTGACAGCAGTAAAATCGGTATCGACGGATGTGCCGATCAGATCATTGCTTTTGGGAAGGCCTTGGCAGAACATAAGGGACAGGGTATCTAATGCTTTTTGATGTTTTGGATAAATTGGAGTGGTATCAGAAACTCTATCCCTCGATTGAGACGATTATTGATATTATGGACAGGAGCCTGCCCTACGAGGATGGTGATGGTTCTCATTGTGTCGATGGTATCGATTACACAGTAGAAACGTATGTTACGAAGAGTGATGCACCGATTCAGGCAGCCTTTTCTGATTGTATGCATATCATTCTGGAGGGAGAAGAGGTGATTGCCCTGGAAGAAGAAGGAAACCCTTCAGTGGTTGCCATGGCGACCGTCGGGCGTTTTATTCTCTTTTCGAAGGGAGACCAGTATAAAAGTGCATTGCAGAATGGCTCTCCCGGCACCGTGAAAAAAGTAATTTTTACCCTTTCTGGGCCTCGGCTCTAAATTGTTCCCTTTTTCTCCAGAGGTGTAACAACATACACTTTTCGCCGTCTTTTGCATTGCCGTTCTTTATGGCTTGTATGAGACGGCGATGTTCTGTCTGGGTTTTCTTTATCCCAGCCTTGCTGAGGCCCTGATACGACATTAAAACCGATTCATTGAGATTGAGTCTTCCCCACATCTGGTCCAGCAATTGATTATTTGCAAGGTGCACGAGATTGTAATGGAAACGGTAATGAAGGGTGTTGAACAGCTGGATATCTATGGTACCGCTTTCCCCTATTGTATCCATCTCATCGAGTAACTCTTCCAACTGTTGGGCAGAAACGCGATTGTGGCAATCCAAGCGTATGGCAAGGGCTTCGAGATAGGCCCTTACCTCGGTCAATTGCTGATATTCGTTTTTGGTTGAATCCTTTACATAGCTTCCGCTATGGGGGACGATCACGATAAAACCATCCTGTTCAAGGCGTTTCAAGGATTCCCGTACGGGGGTCCTTGAGCAATGAAATTCCTGTGCAAGGGTGTTCTCTGAGAGTTTTTCCCCTTTTGCGAGTTTCTCCTGGAGGATATCGTTCTTCAGGTTCTGGTAAATCGTATCGATGAGGGATCTGCTTTTCACATCATGCATAGTTTTCACAGTATAACCAAAGAATCAGACCCTGAGAAGTAGAAAAAGGCTGTGCATTTTCAGTGCACAGCCTTTGATCGGTCTTCGTAGATACTCTATTAATTGGCGACGGTTGCCCCTGGAGGATCGATACCAACCAGTTCAATGTCGAAAACAAGAAGGGCATTCGGTGCAATGTTCTGAGTTCCATCTTCACCATATCCCAAGGAAGGATGAATCCAACATCTGATGACACTTCCGGTATTCATGGTAAGCAGAGCTTCCTGGAAACCAGGAATAACCTGGGTTACCCCGAAGTGCGCTGTTGCCCCATTGTCATATGAACTTTCGATTATGGTACCATCAGCCATCTGCAGCTGGTAATTTACCTCAACGGTATCAGTTGCAACGGGTTTGGGACCGTCGGAAGCAACCTGCACCTGATACTGCAATCCGCTGGCCGTCGTGATCACTCCCTCGTTGGTCTTGTTTTCCTCAAGATATTGGTCTGCTTTGGCAAGGTTTTCTACTTTTGCTGTTTCAGCCCAGGCAGAATATTCCTTTTCGAGTTTCTGCTGATATTCATTGAAGGCACTCTGCATCTCTTCATCGGTAAGCAATGTGGAGTTCTCAAAGGCAAAATCAAGGATACCGGCAATATAGAAATCACCATTGAGCTCGATTCCCTGCTGAAGCATGTTGTAGGTAAGCAGGTAGCCATAGGTATAGCTGAATGCATCGGTAAGGTCTTCACTCAAAGGAAGGTTTCTGATTTCCTCGAGGTTTGTATAGCGCTTGCCGTAACCGGTAACGCCTTTGCCTTCATTCCAGATTGTATTCTGATAGGCATCAATGTTGGCATACAGTTCATCGAGCGAATAGTAGCCAGGAACCTTCTGCTCTGCGCTCACAAGGCCATCCATTGCTCCCTTTACGTAATAGCCGCCATTGAAAAAGAGATTCTGGTTTGCAAAGGACTGGAGCAGCAGGTACCCGTAGGTGTAGCTGAAACGCTCGATAAGGCCTTCGGGAACCTCCAGCATTGAGCTGCTGATGGTGATGTCCTTGATCTTAAGGCTTACCAGGGGATTGATGTATCTGATGTTCTGGGCAACAGTTCCTGATGCCACAGTCTCGATATAGTCTCCAATGGTCAAGGATGAGACAGGAAAACTGCTTACAGTCTTGCTGTCGGTAGTGTATGCAATGCGTTCGCCCCCTAAGGTGCGTACGGTAATAATTGGGTTTGTTTCGGTATTTTCAACTGAGATAATTCTTCCAGTCACAGCACCTTTTGCTGTTTCTTTCATTCCTGCTGCAAATAACATAGGTACCATGAGTGTCATGATAACGAGCACCATGGCAAACTTGACAAATTTACTTCTGTTCATGTTTATTCCTTTATTTTTAGTGACAATAGAGTTCTGCCTATACATACATTACTTTAAGTTCTCTTTGGCCAATCGTCAATGACTGATTTTTCAATACTTCCGATTTTACCTCTATAAATGCTAGCAGGTAAACCAGATATCCTTGATTTTGTATTTTTATGTACTTTATGTTGTTGTTGAAAAGTTACATTTTGCATGGTATTGTACGGAAAAGAGGATTAAGAAATGCCAGTTATTACCCAGAAAAATGCTACATCCGACGACATTCGTCTCTTATATGAGACCGTTCGCATTGCCCATGAGGCAAAAGAGGCAGGAAACCACCCCTTTGGTGCTTTGCTTGCCGACAAAGACGGGAACATTCTTATAGAACAAGGAAATGATCACAATGAGGGAGGCCCTGCCATGCACGCAGAGACTGCCTTGATGCTGAAAGCAGGAAAAAAATATAGCCCTGAATTTCTTTCTACGTGCAGTCTGTATACGAGTGCAGAGCCTTGCGTAATGTGTAGCGGAGCCATGTACTGGACCAACGTTCGGCGCCTGGTTTTTGGCATAACCGAGTCCCAACTGCTCTCCCTGACCGGCAGTGATGACCAGAATCCTACCTTTGACCTTCCCGCGGTTTCGGTACTTTCCCATGGACAGAAAGACCTTGAAGTGGTAGGTCCTGTCGATGACGAGGCCCTTGTAAGGGCAATTATCGAAGACCATATAGGATTTTGGAATAACTGATGGTCAAACTACCCTATGTCCTGCAAAAAGAAAATATCTGCAGGTTCGACGGTGATACTTTCTTTATCGGGGACAGGCGAACTTTTCCGCTTGCCAAAACCTTTGTAGCATGCTCATCCGTAAGGGACATAGCAATAGCCCTTACACAGATGGTCACCCAGGGGGGAGGTCCTCTCCAAGTCGCCTTTACCACACTTTCCTATTGTGCCCATAGGATGGAGAGGGGAACGCTTCCTGCAGGTTTTGAGACATTTAAGGGAAGCGCAGCCCAGTTGATCGCTGCCCGGCCAACGAATACCACCATGGCAAGGGTACTTGAAAAGATGCTCGGTGAGATTTCCCTCCTGTTTGGGCAGGGAGGCGATCTGCATTCTGTGGTCCAGGCTATCGATGCCTTGGTTCTGGAAAACGAACAGCAGTATGATGCGATTTACCATGCAATGGGAAAGAAAGGGGCCTCCCTGCTCAAAGACGGTGAAACCGTCTTGACTACCTGCTTTGCCGAGCATACGTTTCTCTTGAGCCTTGCCTATGCACAGCAAGAGGGAAAGACTGTTTCGGTATTGGCCTCTGAGACCCGTCCCTATCTACAAGGAGCGCGCCTGACAGCTCCGAGCCTTCGGGAAATGGGAATACCTGTCAGCTTGATAACCGACGGCATGGGAGCCAATTTTCTGTCGAAGGGGAAAGTTGGTTGTTACATGACTGCTTCCGATGTAGTCTGTATGGACGGTACGGTAGTTAACAAGACAGGTACCTTGGCCAATGCAATTGCCTGTGCCTATTACAACGTCCCCTACTATTCATTCAGTATTTCACCCGATCCTTCGAAACGGAATTCAGGCGATCTGCATATGGAAATGAGGGATGGCAAAGAGGTAATCCACTGCATGGGGCACCTGATAACAGATGAGGCGATCCCTGCATTGTATCCCTCGTTCGACAGTATCCCCCCATCTTTAGTAACGGGAATCATTACCCCCAAAGGAATCCTTACCCCGGATGCCTTGTCAGGAGCCTATCTATGAAAGCAATTATCGGAGGAACCGGGGTCGATACCCTGCCTGGTCTCCAGTCAGAAAAAACAATGGTTGCCACCCAATACGGGGATGTTGAACTCTTTGTCGGGACAGGGAAGGACGCTTCCCTGGTTTTTCTTCCCCGCCATGGATCTGAGCATTCGGTTCCCCCCCATTTGATCAACTACCGTGCAAATATCAAAGCCCTCGTATCCCTTGGGGTCGATGAGGCTATCGGAATCTATGCCGTCGGATCAATCACCGATTTGCTCAAGCCTGAGCAGATCGGAACCATCTCTGATTTTATTGATGTAACCGGAGGCGGTCGGCAACACACCTTCTTCACAGGGGGTAGCGAGCAAGTCAGGCATGTCTCCATGGACAGGGTGTTTGACCCTGCACTCACTGAGGCCTTGCTCCAGGAGGACCCTTCCTTGGTTCGTGGCGGAATATATTGCTGTACCAATGGTCCTCGCCTTGAGACCCCTGCAGAGATACGCTCCTACAGAATACTCGGGGCTGATTACGTGGGAATGACCTGTGCAACGGAAGCTTCCCTCGCTGTTGAGGCAGGTCTTCGCTTTGCAGCCCTCGCCTATAGCATTAACTGGGCTGCCGGGGTAGAAGGAAGCGAAGTTGCGTTCATCGGAGATGCTATGATCAAACAGCTCCGTTCAAAAATGACTAGACTCTGTACCCAGGTACTGACAAGGAGGTAGCCCATGATTACTGTTCGGGAGGCTACAAAGGAAGATGCAGCCTTGATTCTCCCTTTCATGGCTACTGTGGGAGGCGAGAGTGATAATCTTGTGACCGACGAAAAGGGGCTTCCCTTTTCCTTGGGGCAGGAAGAAGCCTACCTGCAACATAAACAGGGATCGAAGAACAACATCCAGTTGCTTGCCTTCGAGGGAAATGTCCTGGTTGGCAGTGCAGGTTGTGATACGAGCTCACGTCAGCGTATCTGCCATGGTGGGGAAATCGGTATTTCGGTTCTGAAAGCCTATTGGAACAAGGGAGTTGGAACCTTGTTGCTCTCCAATCTGGTGCAATGGGCCAGAAACAGTGAAACGGGTTTAAGAAAACTTAGCCTGACGGTACGCGCAGACAATGTCCGCGCAATAGCCCTTTACAAGCGATTCGGTTTTGTCGAGGAGGGTAAGGTAAAGCGTCTGCTTCAGATCAACGGTGTTTTTTATGATGGAATAACCATGGTTCTTCTTATTGACTGACCCCATAGGTGAGGGAGAGAAAAACATATGACGCAAATCACCCTAAGCAAGACCAATTGTTATTATCTCGAAAATGAAAACGGAAATATGTTGATCGATACAGGATACGCCTATGACAAAGATCTCTTTTTGAGGCAAATGGGTGATGCTGGGATAAGCATAGGTGATATCCGCTATCTTCTGCTTACCCATCATCATGATGACCATTCAGGCCTCGTTTCGTTTCTGGCAAAAGAAAACCCGGACCTTGTGGTTATCATGCATGCTTTGTGTGCCCATCTTGTCTCGAAAGGATATAATGCAAAAGAATATGGAGGCAGATGGTGCTCCAAATCCATGCAAACCCTTACCTCGGTGTATAAGAAGTTCGATAAAAACTGGACATTGACCTTCCCCCCTTACTTTGCAGGCCCCCACGACCTTCTCTTGGATTTTTCCCGGGGGTCTGTCCCTTTCCTTGACTATACGATAATCCCGACCCCGGGACATACCCCAGACTCCATCAGTCTCCTTTCTAACGATGGTTCCTTGTTTATCGGGGATGCCGCTGCCAATTTCCTGCAGTTCGCAGGTACTCACTATGCACCTCCCTTCATCACAGACACCAGTCGTTTCTATGCAACATGGAAAGAATTACTCACCTTGCCCATTGATAGGATCTATCCTGCACATGGGAAAAGCTTTTCCCCTGATAAGCTGAAAAAACACTTGTATTCGCTCAAAGAAAGCAAAATGCCTTTGTTTACAGGGGATTGATAAAATGTCTGCAGGTTTATCAAAAAGCAATGGCTGCCACCTCGGTGACAGCCATTGCCTGTATAGTGCTATTCTTTGTAAAATGAATGCGTTTTCTTGTTTTCCCTTAGTCTTCCAAAGCCTGGAATTTGTCAAACTCGGCAATCATTTCCTGGTCTGGGTGTTTGTCAAGCAAGCTGAAAATGATCATCAGCAGGGTAGCAACGATAAAGCCGGGGAGCAACTCATAGATATCGAAGATGCCGCCGGAAAGCTGTTTCCACAGGACTACCGTACAGAATCCTCCGACCATAGCCGCTACAGCACCGTTTTTGGATGCTTTTCTCCAGAACAGACTGGCTATGATAACAGGTCCAAAGGTTGCCCCGAAACCGGCCCAGGCATAGCTGACTATGTCGAAAATCGAGCTGGAAGGATCCATGGCAAGGAATATTGCAATGAGCGCGATAACAAGTACGGTAATCCTGCTCACAGCCAACGTCTCTTTGTCAGAGGCATCCTTTCTAATAAAAGCCTTATAGACATCCTTGCTGAAGGCAGAGGCTGCTACAAGCAGTTGGCTATCGCTGGTACTCATGCTGGCTGCCAGGATTGCACAAAGGAAAATCCCTGCAATGAAGGTCGGGAATATCTTTTGCATGCTGGCAATGAATACGGTTTCGGCTGCACCCTGACTTTCATATACCATGGGAAGCAAAAAGATTTTTCCGATAACCCCTACGATCAAGGCAGCAGCCATTGCTACGGTAACCCAGACCATGGCTATGCGTCTTGAGGTCTTTACTTCTTCATTGCTTCTTATCGACATGAACCTGACAAGGATATGGGGCATACCAAAGTAGCCAAGGCCCCAGGATAGGGCGGAGATAATATCAATTGCCCCGAACTTTGTGCCGGGAGTAGCGGCAAACGGATTGAGAAACTGTTGCCCGAAATCACCAAGCTTTGTTACCGCTTCGAAAGGACCTCCACAGAGTATCGTGCCAATGACAGCTGTTAGCAACAAGGCCACAAACATCAAAGAGCCTTGGAAGAAATCGGTTGTTACTACCGCAAGGTATCCTCCAAGCAGCGTATACCCTAAAATGACGACAACCCCGAGTAGCAAGGCCAGGTAATAGTTAAGGCCAAAAACGGCATTGAAGAGTTTTGCGCTAGCAAGGAACCCGCTTGCGGTATACACGACAAAGAAAATGATAATCAACAGTGAACTGATGGTTTTCAGTATATTGGTTTTGTCATGGAAGCGGTTAGCAAGAAACTCTGGGATGGTTATGGCATCCTTTGCATGGATGGAATATTTGCGGATTCGCTTGGCTACAAAGAACCAGTTCAGATACGTACCGAGGATCAAGCCTGCTGCAGTCCAGAAGGCTTCTTTGAGCCCGGTAAAATAGGCAACTCCGGGAAGTCCCATCAAAAGCCACCCTGACATATCTGATGCTTCTGCACTCAGCGC
The sequence above is a segment of the Sphaerochaeta pleomorpha str. Grapes genome. Coding sequences within it:
- a CDS encoding GNAT family N-acetyltransferase, coding for MITVREATKEDAALILPFMATVGGESDNLVTDEKGLPFSLGQEEAYLQHKQGSKNNIQLLAFEGNVLVGSAGCDTSSRQRICHGGEIGISVLKAYWNKGVGTLLLSNLVQWARNSETGLRKLSLTVRADNVRAIALYKRFGFVEEGKVKRLLQINGVFYDGITMVLLID
- a CDS encoding MBL fold metallo-hydrolase, with the protein product MTQITLSKTNCYYLENENGNMLIDTGYAYDKDLFLRQMGDAGISIGDIRYLLLTHHHDDHSGLVSFLAKENPDLVVIMHALCAHLVSKGYNAKEYGGRWCSKSMQTLTSVYKKFDKNWTLTFPPYFAGPHDLLLDFSRGSVPFLDYTIIPTPGHTPDSISLLSNDGSLFIGDAAANFLQFAGTHYAPPFITDTSRFYATWKELLTLPIDRIYPAHGKSFSPDKLKKHLYSLKESKMPLFTGD
- the putP gene encoding sodium/proline symporter PutP; translated protein: MNSNNLITALAFALYLGSMIAIGIFTYKKTNSTSDYFLGGRSVGPWFTALSAEASDMSGWLLMGLPGVAYFTGLKEAFWTAAGLILGTYLNWFFVAKRIRKYSIHAKDAITIPEFLANRFHDKTNILKTISSLLIIIFFVVYTASGFLASAKLFNAVFGLNYYLALLLGVVVILGYTLLGGYLAVVTTDFFQGSLMFVALLLTAVIGTILCGGPFEAVTKLGDFGQQFLNPFAATPGTKFGAIDIISALSWGLGYFGMPHILVRFMSIRSNEEVKTSRRIAMVWVTVAMAAALIVGVIGKIFLLPMVYESQGAAETVFIASMQKIFPTFIAGIFLCAILAASMSTSDSQLLVAASAFSKDVYKAFIRKDASDKETLAVSRITVLVIALIAIFLAMDPSSSIFDIVSYAWAGFGATFGPVIIASLFWRKASKNGAVAAMVGGFCTVVLWKQLSGGIFDIYELLPGFIVATLLMIIFSLLDKHPDQEMIAEFDKFQALED